In Plasmodium falciparum 3D7 genome assembly, chromosome: 8, the following proteins share a genomic window:
- a CDS encoding perforin-like protein 5, with the protein MKIKKSCIFFGYAFALFCTVCCFSKKDIFNPKLYTSDVEYKEREYFLKYLGMSYDIIKGNPWGDPIYVIDLGYRRNVLKKRKLNSDNNIKDDIVKFKVGEASKIKCIDTIKENVIDNLCDINKEYERSYSVSSINDDIHPFNDSNYYKMLVKRINRGDSIIIEKKLCSKYFSFINDINKNDLDTFFLTTLNELGDNYQNIKDDTYKCSLQYYKMNNMNKYSENCLKTITPWISFFNMYGTHVISGVYYGGKIIHNLYFENNNLKKKEYKIRMYKSRLNPFSTINSNLYFGSSLSKEKIIYIRERNLIMDGGVHINPYNINEVNMENKKKNIYVNNVEKNLYDQKKKYRNYYNFYELKDDVRKRNYYNSWKDTIEWEQAKPVKLNLVPLSEFINSEEGKSAYYMALEFYSNLSYSNYNPYLYVLNKSEKDIYIMDIKRNWAQYIDKNINFNVTPKCKNGDKILSGFILTNKKKSYEDNHIIHMCPSNTVCSSGINIESDKNFEFSWILCSKENRSEIHQILTKNTFQGNGKASCPYNMKIGFGFSLTFQKSINTNIKIEPCESNKKECKRTNLASSSQTYFWINCLPTNKNLLLQTLESKTYSEKKYLNDHFVFSLKCSEGKYIIAGFAIDYIPSGVNDYLVCPVGSNKCDLKIHVVEKNIGEVHIPIMYIVCSSIS; encoded by the coding sequence atgaaaataaaaaaaagttgcATCTTTTTTGGTTATGCTTTTGCATTATTTTGTACAGTGTGCTGTTTTTCAAAGAAAGATATATTTAACCCTAAATTATACACTTCCGATGTTGAATATAAAGAAAGAGAatactttttaaaatacCTGGGGATGTCGTATGATATTATTAAGGGTAATCCTTGGGGAGATCCAATTTATGTGATAGATTTAGGATACAGACGAAATGTTCTTAAGAAGAGAAAACTAAATTcggataataatataaaagatgataTTGTTAAATTTAAAGTTGGAGAAGCttctaaaataaaatgtattgatactataaaagaaaatgtgaTAGATAACTTatgtgatataaataaagagtACGAGAGAAGTTATTCAGTTTCTTCCATTAATGATGATATCCATCCTTTTAATGATtctaattattataaaatgttagtaaaaagaataaatagaGGTGATTCCATAATTATAGAGAAAAAGTTATgttcaaaatatttttcttttataaatgatataaataaaaatgatttggATACGTTTTTTTTAACAACACTGAATGAATTAGGAGATAATTATCAAAACATAAAAgatgatacatataaatgtagtttacaatattataagatgaataatatgaataaatatagtgAAAATTGTTTAAAAACTATAACTCCATGgatatctttttttaatatgtatggAACACATGTGATATCAGGAGTTTATTATGGAGGTAAGATAATACATAATTTATActttgaaaataataatttgaaaaaaaaagaatataaaataaggaTGTATAAGAGCAGATTGAATCCTTTTAGTACTATTAATTCCAACTTATATTTTGGTTCTTCCCTATcaaaggaaaaaattatttatataagggAAAGGAATTTAATCATGGATGGGGGGGTACACATTAATCCCTACAATATTAATGAGgtaaatatggaaaataaaaaaaaaaatatatatgttaataatgttgaaaaaaatttgtaTGATCAGAAGAAAAAGTatagaaattattataatttttatgaattaaAAGATGATGTAAGGAAacgtaattattataatagttGGAAAGATACCATTGAATGGGAACAAGCCAAACCAGTCAAATTAAATTTAGTACCCTTATCtgaatttataaattcaGAAGAAGGAAAATCTGCTTATTACATGGCTCTTGAATTTTATTCCAATTTGAGTTATTCTAATTATAAtccttatttatatgtattaaataaaagtgaaaaggatatatatataatggatataaaaagaaattggGCACAATATAttgacaaaaatataaatttcaaTGTAACGCCTAAATGTAAAAACGGCGATAAAATATTAAGTGGTTTTATTCttacaaataaaaagaaatcatATGAAGATAATCATATTATACACATGTGTCCATCAAACACCGTGTGTTCTAGTGGTATAAATATTGAATCAGATAAAAATTTTGAATTTAGTTGGATTTTATGTAGTAAGGAAAATAGAAGTGAGATACATCAAATATTAACCAAAAATACGTTTCAAGGAAATGGAAAGGCTTCATGTccttataatatgaaaataggTTTTGGATTTTCATTAACATTTCAGAAATCTATAAATacgaatataaaaattgaacCTTGtgaaagtaataaaaaagaatgtaAAAGAACAAATTTGGCTAGTTCTTCTCAAACATATTTCTGGATTAATTGTTTACCTACCaacaaaaatttattattacaaaccTTGGAATCAAAAACATATAgtgagaaaaaatatttaaatgatcATTTTGTGTTTAGCTTAAAATGTTCTGAagggaaatatataattgcaGGTTTCGCAATTGATTATATTCCTTCGGGTGTTAATGATTATTTAGTATGTCCCGTAGGAAGTAATAAATGTGATTTAAAGATTCATGTTGTGGAGAAAAATATAGGTGAAGTACATATACctattatgtatattgtGTGTTCTTCtatttcataa